TCCCCCTGGAGGAATCATGACCAACCCATCTGCTCTGGCTGATCGGTCCGGTTGGTACACCGCCGCCGACGTCCCCGAGCGCGCCTTCCACGGCACCGTGCGGGGCCTCGGCGTCAGCGGCCAGGGCGAGCCCGGCGGCGCCCGGTACGCCGAGCGCGTCCAGGCGCTGTACGCGGTCGCCGGAACCCTGGCCGGCATGGCGGGCGGCTTCCCGCTTCCGCCGCTGGAGGGCCGCTGGTGGGTGCAGGACACCAGGCCGCCGCTGACGGTGCCGCGCGAGGAGTGGTACTGGCACCTGTTCCTCAAGCTGCCCGCCGAGGTGGACGACGCGCTCGCCGACCGGGCGCGCGAGGCGGAGCGCGGCGCGGCGATGGGCGTGGAACATGTCCAGGTGGTGTCCTTCACCGAGGGAGACTGCGTGCAGATGACCCACCACGGTCCGTACGCGGACGAAGCTCGCTCGCTCGCGCTGATGGAGTCCTTCATGGCCGAGCACGCCCTCGTCCCCTTCGGGCTGCACCACGAGATCTACATCTCCGACGTCCGCGAGACCGACCCCGCGGCGATGCACACGATCCTGCGCCAGCCGGTCCGCCCGGCGTCGTGAGCCGGCTCCGGGGACCGGGGGTGACCCCCGGGTCTCTCACACTTTGACGATCATCTTTCCCGTGTTGCCGCCGCCGAGCATGCTCAGGAAGGCGTCGACCATGTTGGGCAGGCCCTCGACGATGGTCTCGGGCGCGAGGACCCGCCCGGCCTGCAGGTAGGGGACGAGGAAACCCTCCAGCTCCGTCTGCAGGTACTTGTAGTCGCGGACGAGGAAGCCCTCCAGCCGGATCTGCTTCTCCACGATGTCGAACAGGTTGCGGGGGGCGGCCGGCGGCATCACGGA
The Sphaerisporangium krabiense genome window above contains:
- a CDS encoding GyrI-like domain-containing protein; protein product: MTNPSALADRSGWYTAADVPERAFHGTVRGLGVSGQGEPGGARYAERVQALYAVAGTLAGMAGGFPLPPLEGRWWVQDTRPPLTVPREEWYWHLFLKLPAEVDDALADRAREAERGAAMGVEHVQVVSFTEGDCVQMTHHGPYADEARSLALMESFMAEHALVPFGLHHEIYISDVRETDPAAMHTILRQPVRPAS